In Nicotiana tabacum cultivar K326 chromosome 11, ASM71507v2, whole genome shotgun sequence, a single window of DNA contains:
- the LOC142166110 gene encoding uncharacterized protein LOC142166110 — MTVKPSTDYVSVVMDAEQKRNIVCMQKRECSCKRFQVDEIPCPHAMAVLDYTHMEAPKYCSAYYTKEYFKKTCEVLVNPLPDETTWDLPTEVLDNVVLPPIVKGKPGRPTKSRRKELYEYLYTETVTCGLCGK; from the exons ATGACG GTGAAGCCTTCAACCGATTATGTATCTGTAGTAATGGATGCTGAACAAAAGCGGAACATAGTCTGCATGCAAAAAAGAGAATGCTCGTGCAAACGATTTCAAGTGGATGAGATTCCTTGTCCACATGCTATGGCAGTATTGGACTACACACACATGGAAGCACCCAAATATTGTTCTGCCTATTACACCAAGGAATACTTTAAGAAGACATGTGAAGTGTTAGTTAATCCACTTCCTGATGAAACTACATGGGACCTTCCAACAGAGGTGTTAGATAATGTGGTCCTACCACCGATAGTGAAGGGCAAACCAGGAAGACCGACGAAGTCGCGACGCAAGGAACTTTATGAATATCTGTATACTGAAACTGTTACATGTGGACTGTGTGGAAAATAA
- the LOC142166111 gene encoding uncharacterized protein LOC142166111, which yields MKQQYGINMSYIKAYRTKEKALELLRGIPRESYRKLPGWKYCYPIVVVDGTFLKSSHRGTMLTASAQDATSKNFPLAYAVVDSENDASWEWFFEMFRQAFGERERMCIISDRHASILRGASIVYPEVSHCVCIFHLWNNIKKHFKKNHDRLGEVFFALARAYKIEDFNRLMEDMDNIDKRVRGYLFQVGYEKWSIVHSTVNRSMVMTSNIAESLNARN from the exons ATGAAACAACAGTATGGGATTAATATGAGTTACATAAAAGCTTatagaacaaaagaaaaggcGCTTGAACTACTAAGAGGGATACCACGTGAATCTTATAGAAAACTGCCAG GATGGAAATACTGTTACCCTATCGTAGTGGTTGATGGGACATTCCTCAAATCATCACACAGAGGAACAATGTTAACAGCTAGTGCACAAGATGCAACAA GTAAAAATTTTCCACTAGCATACGCTGTTGTAGATTCTGAAAATGATGCTTCCTGGGAATGGTTTTTTGAAATGTTTAGACAGGCCTTTGGGGAAAGGGAAAGGATGTGCATCATATCGGATCGTCATGCAAGCATATTGAGAGGTGCTTCGATTGTGTATCCAGAGGTATCTCACTGTGTATGCATCTTTCATCTTTGGAATAACATAAAGAAGCATTTCAAGAAGAACCATGACCGGCTGGGGGAAGTATTTTTTGCATTGGCCAGAGCATACAAAATTGAAGATTTTAATCGCCTCATGGAAGATATGGACAACATTGATAAGAGGGTAAGGGGTTACCTATTCCAAGTTGGTTATGAAAAGTGGTCTATAGTGCATTCCACTGTTAATAGATCCATGGTGATGACTTCAAATATTGCCGAATCACTCAATGCAAGGAACTGA